In one Zalophus californianus isolate mZalCal1 chromosome 10, mZalCal1.pri.v2, whole genome shotgun sequence genomic region, the following are encoded:
- the NHLRC4 gene encoding NHL-repeat-containing protein 4: protein MLGLEGPCWVGPGPDGGLTVSEEFGDVRLFGSARQPLGSLGGLTGHTFGNPAGICTDVEGSVIVADEQQGHVTLFPRVGAPICLVSEGLRRPLGVACAPQGQLVVADAGDGDIKLYQYRSQWA, encoded by the coding sequence ATGCTGGGTCTGGAGGGCCCCTGCTGGGTGGGCCCGGGCCCCGACGGCGGCCTCACCGTGAGTGAGGAGTTTGGGGATGTGCGGCTGTTCGGCAGTGCCCGCCAGCCCCTGGGCTCCCTGGGGGGCCTGACGGGGCACACCTTTGGCAACCCGGCGGGCATATGCACTGACGTGGAAGGCAGCGTGATTGTGGCGGATGAGCAGCAGGGCCACGTGACCCTGTTTCCTCGGGTCGGCGCGCCCATCTGCCTGGTGTCCGAGGGGCTGAGGAGGCCCTTGGGAGTGGCCTGTGCGCCTCAGGGCCAGCTCGTGGTGGCAGATGCGGGTGACGGCGACATCAAGTTGTACCAGTACCGCTCGCAGTGGGCCTGA